A stretch of Brassica rapa cultivar Chiifu-401-42 chromosome A08, CAAS_Brap_v3.01, whole genome shotgun sequence DNA encodes these proteins:
- the LOC117127100 gene encoding uncharacterized protein LOC117127100 has protein sequence MSNLTKLEINALDITGNNYMTWAVGAKMHLRGNGLLETIDSSKTVSDEKKTKAMIFLRHHIHDGLKDEYITKEDPCDLWKSLKERFDHQKYVILPKAKHEWIHLRFQDYKSVSEFNPAMFGITSRMMLCGEKISDYDMIEKTLSTFHPENVILQQQYRVSGYTRYSELMQVLLVAEQNNQLVTLNHQARPTGSAPFPEANVASSSYDNRRGRGRGRGGNRYHGRGRGRGRRFRPYDERNNKDFHENERNEKGQDDKRQTGKVCYRCGMKGHWVRNCRTPKHLANLYRESQKGKEKGRGETNLISDEPGPSFHGLNDDTHLDVSDFLVEPESIDE, from the coding sequence ATGTCGAATTTGACAAAGCTCGAAATTAATGCCCTGGATATTACGGGAAATAATTATATGACCTGGGCAGTGGGTGCAAAGATGCACCTGAGAGGAAACGGGCTTTTAGAAACCATCGATAGTTCAAAAACGGTGTCGgatgagaaaaagactaaagCCATGATATTTTTACGACACCACATCCATGATGGTTTAAAGGATGAATATATTACGAAAGAGGATCCTTGTGATCTCTGGAAATCTTTAAAAGAGAGGTTCGATCACCAGAAATATGTGATCTTACCGAAAGCTAAACACGAGTGGATCCACCTCCGGTTCCAGGATTATAAAAGTGTTAGTGAGTTTAATCCCGCGATGTTCGGAATTACTTCGAGGATGATGTTATGTGGAGAGAAAATAAGTGATTATGATATGATCGAGAAAACTCTCTCCACGTTCCATCCTGAAAATGTAATCCTGCAACAACAATACCGAGTGAGTGGATATACCCGTTACTCGGAGTTGATGCAAGTCCTCCTTGTAGCGGAGCAGAATAATCAACTCGTGACTTTAAACCATCAAGCTCGTCCCACTGGATCTGCTCCATTCCCAGAAGCGAATGTTGCATCATCCAGTTATGATAATAGAAGAGGACGAGGTCGTGGACGTGGTGGAAACCGTTATCATGGTCGTggaagaggacgaggaagaagattcCGTCCCTATgatgaaagaaataataaagacTTCCACGAAAATGAAAGGAATGAAAAGGGCCAGGATGATAAAAGGCAAACGGGAAAGGTTTGCTACAGATGCGGCATGAAAGGTCATTGGGTACGTAACTGTCGTACGCCAAAACATTTAGCCAATCTGTATAGAGAATCCCAAAAGGGAAAAGAGAAAGGAAGAGGTGAAACTAACTTAATCTCTGACGAACCTGGGCCATCCTTTCATGGTTTAAACGATGATACTCATCTCGACGTATCAGACTTTCTGGTTGAACCAGAGAGTATCGATGAGTAA